Proteins found in one Zea mays cultivar B73 chromosome 1, Zm-B73-REFERENCE-NAM-5.0, whole genome shotgun sequence genomic segment:
- the LOC103645038 gene encoding chaperonin-like RbcX protein 2, chloroplastic, producing the protein MHTLQLMNYFTYKAVRTVLTQLYELNPPSYRWSYNFVAVNKPTDGKHFLRALGKERQELAERVMVTRLHLYGKWMKKCDHAKTYEKISDENLALMQERLMETVIWPTDDSSTEKIG; encoded by the exons ATGCACACGCTG CAACTGATGAACTACTTCACGTACAAGGCTGTGAGGACCGTGCTGACCCAGCTGTACGAGCTGAATCCGCCGAGCTACCGCTGGTCCTACAA CTTCGTCGCTGTCAACAAGCCTACCGACGGCAAGCATTTCCTCCGTGCTCTCGGTAAG GAGAGGCAGGAGCTTGCTGAGCGAGTGATGGTCACCAGGCTTCACCTGTACGGGAAATGGATGAAG AAATGCGACCATGCGAAGACGTACGAGAAGATCTCCGACGAGAACCTGGCGCTGATGCAGGAGCGGCTGATGGAGACGGTCATCTGGCCTACCGACGATAGCAGCACGGAGAAGATCGGCTGA